The following proteins come from a genomic window of Lachnoclostridium phytofermentans ISDg:
- a CDS encoding L-cysteine desulfidase family protein yields MYKKMIDILKAELVPALGCTEPIAIALASAKAREVLGEMPDELTVECSSNIIKNAKSVVVPMTKNLKGIEAAAIVGLIGGDANKKLEVLTTVTEEDLEETKRLLATGFCQTKFLQTTEKLHIIVRMKKGENSSLVELVKTHTGIARIEKDGVVTFEEEIEDCDDSTVDYSVLSVASILDFANQVDIEEVRPILERQIEYNTKIAKEGLRNTYGVNVGSTLLDVYGDDVKIRAKAMPAAGSDARMNGCELPVIINSGSGNQGMTVSLPVIEFGKMLDVEDEKILRALIISNLIAIYQKSEIGRLSAYCGAVSAAAGAGAGITYLYGGNEEQINQTIINTLANVSGIVCDGAKSSCAAKIASAVDAAIVATMISLKGKGFLSGDGIVKDTIQKTIDGVVTLAKEGMQETDEVIVKIMLN; encoded by the coding sequence ATGTACAAAAAAATGATTGATATTCTAAAAGCCGAACTTGTTCCTGCTTTAGGGTGTACAGAACCGATAGCAATAGCACTTGCCTCAGCAAAAGCCAGAGAGGTGCTTGGTGAGATGCCAGACGAACTTACTGTGGAATGCAGTTCTAATATAATCAAAAATGCCAAGAGTGTAGTCGTCCCTATGACAAAAAACCTAAAAGGCATTGAAGCAGCTGCTATCGTTGGTTTGATTGGCGGTGATGCAAACAAAAAACTGGAAGTGCTAACTACGGTAACAGAAGAGGATTTAGAAGAAACGAAACGTCTTTTAGCAACTGGATTTTGTCAAACAAAATTTCTTCAAACGACAGAGAAATTGCATATTATAGTACGTATGAAAAAAGGGGAGAACTCCTCTTTGGTTGAATTAGTAAAAACACATACAGGGATAGCTCGCATTGAAAAAGATGGCGTTGTTACCTTTGAAGAAGAAATTGAAGACTGCGATGATAGTACTGTGGATTACAGTGTCTTAAGTGTAGCGAGTATCTTAGACTTTGCTAATCAGGTAGATATAGAAGAAGTAAGACCAATCTTAGAAAGACAAATCGAATATAACACAAAGATTGCAAAAGAAGGTCTTCGTAATACATATGGTGTCAATGTTGGCTCAACATTATTGGATGTTTACGGTGATGATGTAAAAATCAGAGCAAAGGCGATGCCGGCAGCAGGATCAGATGCAAGAATGAATGGATGTGAACTTCCTGTAATCATCAATTCAGGTAGTGGTAATCAGGGAATGACAGTATCTCTTCCAGTCATTGAATTTGGAAAGATGTTAGATGTAGAGGATGAAAAAATTCTAAGGGCCCTTATAATCAGTAATCTGATTGCAATATACCAAAAATCTGAAATTGGAAGATTATCAGCTTATTGTGGGGCGGTAAGCGCAGCTGCAGGAGCAGGTGCAGGAATTACCTATCTATACGGTGGAAACGAAGAACAAATTAACCAGACTATCATCAATACGCTAGCAAATGTATCAGGAATAGTTTGTGATGGGGCAAAGTCCTCCTGTGCAGCTAAGATTGCGTCTGCAGTAGATGCAGCAATTGTTGCTACAATGATAAGTCTAAAGGGGAAAGGCTTTCTATCTGGCGATGGTATTGTAAAGGATACGATTCAAAAGACGATTGACGGAGTGGTAACTTTAGCAAAGGAGGGAATGCAGGAGACGGACGAAGTAATAGTAAAAATAATGTTAAACTAA